The following nucleotide sequence is from Mesobacillus jeotgali.
GAAATCCAAAAGCTCTTTCAGGTTTATTACTCTTAAAGGCAGGACACCCCTGCAAATGGCTTTGCGGCAGATTTTTGCGCTTATTCCCGTACTGGACAATTACAAGCATTATTTTATCGATGAAAAAGAGATTGAGAAACTTGAACGTTATGGTGAGGGCTGTCTTGATGATCACCCGCAAAAATCCTTTATTTTTTAAGAAGGCATTTACAGCCGGATAATTTAAAACGTCTTAAGAGACGCAATACAGGCAAAAAACAGAAGCTTGCATTGAAAGAGTTCGCGCTTGGAATCGAAGGAATCCGCCGATTCGTGAACGGAGAATCCATCGAGAGAGTTCACGAATGCGTCCTTGCCACCCTGGCAATGGTACAAGATGCCGGATACGCGTTTGTAGAATATGATTAGAAGCTGAACCAGGTTGATGATGGTTCAGTTTTTTTGTGGAGCCAAGTTGAGGGAACTTAAACAAACGAAAAACCGCAACCGGGAATAAAACTGCAGGAACCGGGATTAAAAATCTTAAAACCAGGATTAAAACTGATAAAAGCGGGATTAATATTGTGGAACCGGAGGTAAAATGGCAGCAACCAGAGATAAAACTGCTGCAACCAGAGATAAAACTGCTGCAACCAGAGATAAAACTGCTGCAACTGGAGATAAATCTGATACAACCGGAGATAAGTTCAGAAAACCTTTAAGCTCTGTACAATGCTGCTTTCTGAATAGGAAAGTAGCTCTGTTAAAATAGGAGGATCGATATATTTCACATTTGATCCACTATTAAGGAAGTATAAAACCCTGCAAATGCAGGGTTTTAACTATGGTCCAGCCGCTTAGTCTGGATCCACCAATCAATATGGTCTGAGTTAAAGACATATAGATTTTTAGCAGGTCTTAGATGTGGGATGTCTTTCTCAGCAATGAATTGCTGGATCTGTTCCTCGGTTAGCGGAAAGCCTGCCGAGGCCAGGTATGCGACCAGATTGGGAATTCCATAGATTTTGCTCACCTAACCACCTCCCGCAAAACTCTCCTTTCCCATCAGGAAAAAGAAAGCTCAGCAGAAAGTACTTAGCAAGCAAGTCGGCTAGCATAGATTTTCTTTACCCTTTTTTGAATTAAAATAACCCCCTAAATAAGAATCCTCTCCAGGGGACAGGACACTCTATTAACAGGAGGGATGTTCTTGAGACTGAGGATATTATTGTACGGAGTGCTGATGTTTCTTTTACCAATAGAAGTAAGCGCTGAATCACCACTGACTGCTGCTTTTGTCCGTGACCATCAGTTGTGGATCAAAACCGGAGGTGAAGAGGTCCAGGTGACGAAGCGCCGAGATGTGCAATCGCCAAAATGGTCTTATGATGGGCGGTTTATTGCCTTTATTGACGGAGATGAACACGGTGAAAAATCAGATCTGTTCATTTATGATACCCAGGAAAAAGAGAGCTTTCAGCCATATCAAATTGAGACGTCTGATTATAAATGGTCCCCGATTAAAAACCAATTGGCCTATAATTCTCATGGTGTATTGAATGTAACAAGAATGAAGGATGGCAGGCCAAAGGGATTTGAGAATGTGGCCCTGGGTGTGAGTGGCTTCGAATGGTTCCCGAATGGAAGGGAATTCATTGTTTCCTCTCAATCAAGTTTACGGCCAACCGGGTGGGGGCCAGTTCCACTTTATAAGATCCCGATCAACGCAAACTTGGATAAAAATAAGATGGAATCCTTTTATACCATTAAAACACGTGAACCCGATTTGTTCGGGATTGATGCCGACTTTTTCAAGTGGAGTA
It contains:
- a CDS encoding TolB family protein, yielding MRLRILLYGVLMFLLPIEVSAESPLTAAFVRDHQLWIKTGGEEVQVTKRRDVQSPKWSYDGRFIAFIDGDEHGEKSDLFIYDTQEKESFQPYQIETSDYKWSPIKNQLAYNSHGVLNVTRMKDGRPKGFENVALGVSGFEWFPNGREFIVSSQSSLRPTGWGPVPLYKIPINANLDKNKMESFYTIKTREPDLFGIDADFFKWSNDEKWVAFILIPTASWSMDSNTLCVLSNEGIQFQSVGNMLGFKDWMKWAPAANQLAYISGEGRFFVENKKTSIADMPAVIQQKQYTPEGYVDLDLDWYSPDKVIVARSKENKEWDEGPVPTMFTALYAIDIKKDEQTKISNPKKNEFDRQPQVVGTNITWLRQDGKKIDLWVKRGLDGKEYKWIENIEEEPVFLQP